A genome region from Candidatus Neptunochlamydia vexilliferae includes the following:
- a CDS encoding ATP-binding protein: MSTMKKRYWTLLFVLGFASFLCFCTPSLHAYREWLLFLCLFGIALIVQKKGVGQRKFKDIPLLDALQEGVITLDWEGKVLQVNQKGAHYLKEEKGRLIGTLLFNHPLLKSHYQNFHRIRETFIHQSFANEKEGLEGEIKVLEPRKKILVTLLDSSGHYQKKQLGKDFVANASHELRTPITIIKGFAETIYDLPEISSGMLTEFTEKIVRNCQRMDSLVKNLLTLADLDYLPRAKLQECDLVALIDSCSQTLLSLHPEIQIESLHNEEVIIIHGDPDLLELAIMNLLENGVKYSEQAAKITITIEDGSDAVKLTIADQGIGIPEGDLDKIFERFFTVDKAHSRRMGGAGLGLSIVDVIISKHQAKIDVTSTWEKGTTFTLTFQKVSTAFQ; encoded by the coding sequence ATGAGTACCATGAAAAAACGGTACTGGACTCTTCTGTTTGTCCTCGGCTTTGCAAGCTTTTTATGCTTTTGCACCCCCTCGCTCCATGCCTATCGGGAGTGGCTCCTTTTTCTTTGCTTATTTGGAATTGCATTGATCGTTCAAAAAAAGGGTGTTGGGCAGCGGAAGTTCAAAGATATACCCCTTTTAGATGCCTTGCAAGAAGGGGTCATTACCTTAGATTGGGAAGGAAAGGTGCTTCAGGTCAACCAAAAAGGGGCTCACTACTTGAAAGAAGAGAAGGGGAGGCTCATTGGTACCCTCCTTTTTAACCATCCTCTTCTAAAGAGCCACTATCAAAACTTTCACCGGATCCGAGAAACATTTATTCATCAGTCTTTTGCTAATGAAAAAGAAGGTCTTGAAGGGGAAATCAAAGTGTTAGAGCCGAGAAAAAAGATTCTCGTTACCCTTCTCGACAGCTCTGGACACTATCAGAAAAAGCAGCTCGGAAAAGACTTTGTTGCCAACGCTTCCCACGAACTCCGTACCCCCATCACTATTATTAAGGGGTTTGCAGAGACGATCTATGATCTTCCCGAGATTTCAAGTGGGATGCTCACCGAGTTTACAGAAAAAATTGTCCGCAACTGCCAGAGGATGGATAGCCTTGTCAAAAATCTCCTCACCCTTGCCGACCTCGACTACCTTCCAAGAGCAAAACTCCAAGAGTGTGATCTCGTTGCCCTTATCGATAGTTGTAGCCAGACCCTCCTCTCCCTCCATCCCGAAATTCAGATCGAATCGCTCCATAATGAGGAGGTGATTATCATCCATGGAGATCCCGACCTTTTAGAACTGGCCATTATGAACCTCTTGGAAAATGGGGTGAAGTACTCCGAGCAGGCGGCTAAAATTACGATCACCATCGAAGATGGCTCCGATGCTGTAAAGCTAACCATTGCTGACCAGGGAATCGGGATTCCAGAGGGAGACCTCGATAAGATTTTTGAGCGCTTCTTTACCGTTGACAAAGCGCACTCCCGACGTATGGGAGGGGCAGGGCTTGGCCTTTCCATCGTCGACGTGATTATCAGCAAACATCAGGCCAAGATTGATGTGACCTCGACTTGGGAAAAGGGAACCACCTTTACCCTGACTTTCCAAAAGGTTAGTACAGCGTTTCAGTAA
- a CDS encoding PulJ/GspJ family protein, translating to MKKFSFTLMEVLVGFALTALVLGVLFSALYSGTVLKNRLEKSEQAVMARVELQQRLDQVFATLDGTLYMENEPPTLHIAYQNGADPNPMFSGRVEGTIELEKERLILKLPGNPVPKKEVLRKGVSAISYHFLTPANIGMEEVEVWEKSTNYLPHYVKLTLTASGEEESYAFWIRQKLEPIPMKEKK from the coding sequence ATGAAGAAGTTTTCTTTCACTTTAATGGAAGTCTTAGTGGGCTTTGCTCTAACCGCCCTTGTCCTCGGGGTGTTATTTAGCGCTCTTTATAGCGGCACGGTCCTCAAAAACCGCCTTGAAAAAAGTGAGCAGGCTGTAATGGCCCGCGTTGAACTCCAACAACGGCTCGACCAGGTTTTTGCGACCCTTGATGGGACGCTTTACATGGAAAACGAACCCCCAACTCTCCACATCGCTTATCAAAATGGAGCCGACCCCAACCCAATGTTTTCTGGAAGAGTGGAGGGAACAATCGAGCTTGAAAAGGAGCGGTTGATCTTAAAGTTGCCGGGAAACCCCGTGCCAAAAAAAGAGGTTTTAAGGAAAGGGGTGAGCGCAATTTCCTACCATTTCCTGACCCCAGCAAACATCGGAATGGAAGAGGTTGAGGTGTGGGAAAAATCGACAAACTACCTCCCCCATTATGTCAAACTCACCCTAACCGCTTCCGGGGAAGAGGAGTCCTACGCCTTCTGGATCAGGCAAAAGCTTGAACCGATCCCCATGAAGGAGAAAAAATGA
- a CDS encoding OPT/YSL family transporter — MLIALIKKFGAEASAIYPSTVPIAMMSATDIWSTYIRYIGAVGVAVGGLITLFRIAPVIRKTIVETFREVIHLFKPGKKRVERTDRDIPLPYLLLGSTAIILGLWAMPGFHLNIVTILLLIVLGFFFVAVTSITVGLVGRSSNSTSGMTITTLLITCLIFAGLGWSDQIHLIAAIVMAAVVNTAIALAGTTSQDLKTGFLLGATPRSQQIAEVIGLILPAAAIGFTIYLLSDAYGFGSTKLPAPQATLMAMIAKGIIQGELPALLVIIGAIFGVLVYLMRVPVLPFVVGLYLPISLNTTIMIGGLVHFVVKRWTSIEKNIERGIIISSGLVAGDACMGVFIALLTVLKVIPATKAGLLGNGFSFAFFVLLSIWLGWASRQGSVKK, encoded by the coding sequence GTGTTGATCGCTCTCATTAAAAAGTTTGGTGCTGAAGCCTCGGCCATCTACCCTTCAACAGTTCCGATTGCAATGATGTCAGCAACCGATATTTGGTCGACCTACATCCGCTACATCGGTGCTGTTGGAGTGGCGGTTGGGGGACTGATCACCCTCTTTCGGATCGCTCCGGTCATCCGAAAGACAATTGTAGAAACCTTTCGAGAGGTCATCCACCTCTTTAAGCCAGGAAAAAAGAGGGTAGAGCGGACCGACCGAGATATTCCCCTCCCCTACCTTCTTCTAGGATCGACGGCAATTATTTTGGGACTGTGGGCGATGCCTGGTTTCCATCTCAATATTGTAACAATTCTCTTGCTGATCGTCTTAGGATTTTTCTTTGTTGCGGTCACTTCGATCACTGTGGGGCTGGTCGGAAGATCTTCGAACTCTACCTCGGGAATGACAATCACCACCCTTTTAATTACCTGCTTAATTTTTGCAGGGCTGGGCTGGTCAGACCAGATCCACCTCATTGCAGCGATCGTCATGGCAGCGGTGGTCAATACAGCAATCGCCCTTGCCGGAACCACATCGCAAGATCTTAAGACAGGGTTTTTGCTTGGGGCAACCCCTCGTTCTCAACAGATTGCAGAGGTGATCGGTCTTATCCTTCCCGCAGCAGCGATTGGCTTTACAATCTATCTCCTCAGTGATGCTTATGGGTTTGGAAGCACCAAACTCCCCGCTCCCCAAGCAACCCTGATGGCCATGATCGCAAAGGGAATTATCCAGGGGGAACTCCCTGCTCTTTTGGTGATCATCGGAGCGATCTTTGGGGTCTTGGTCTATCTGATGCGGGTCCCTGTCCTCCCTTTTGTAGTAGGACTCTATCTTCCCATCTCCCTCAACACCACCATCATGATCGGAGGACTCGTCCATTTCGTTGTAAAGCGGTGGACTTCTATTGAAAAAAATATCGAGCGAGGGATTATCATTTCGTCAGGCCTTGTTGCGGGAGATGCTTGCATGGGAGTTTTCATCGCCCTTCTCACCGTCTTAAAAGTCATCCCCGCGACTAAAGCGGGCTTGCTCGGCAATGGTTTCTCCTTTGCCTTTTTTGTCCTTCTTAGCATTTGGCTGGGGTGGGCATCAAGACAAGGGTCCGTTAAGAAATAA